One Rhipicephalus microplus isolate Deutch F79 chromosome 4, USDA_Rmic, whole genome shotgun sequence genomic window carries:
- the LOC142813903 gene encoding uncharacterized protein LOC142813903 — protein MVEVHCGALGLHPRPTLRLFSITPDMRRTKVQPGRPRTRKTNGTYDIELSRSFSAEQLPQSVTFECVLEIPGTDYEVRRRTVYSPGYLYLTGGSSEITTRKSLLVVVLALALLKNTCTSTS, from the exons ATGGTGGAGGTGCACTGCGGCGCCTTGGGGCTGCACCCGCGTCCCACTCTGCGGCTCTTCAGCATCACACCGGACATGCGCCGCACCAAGGTACAGCCCGGAAGACCCCGAACACGCAAGACAAATGGCACGTACGACATCGAGCTGTCGCGCTCGTTCAGCGCCGAGCAGTTGCCGCAGTCGGTGACATTCGAATGCGTGCTCGAGATACCGGGCACCGACTACGAGGTGCGTCGTAGGACAGTCTACAGTCCTG GTTATCTTTATTTAACAG GTGGTTCATCAGAGATCACCACTAGAAAGAGCTTACTGGTCGTGGTTTTGGCCCTCGCGCTTTTAAAGAACACTTGCACATCTACGAGTTGA